Proteins encoded by one window of Chryseobacterium foetidum:
- a CDS encoding NAD-dependent succinate-semialdehyde dehydrogenase, whose product MENLIENKLLKADKAFQEWKKVPFEEKQKLIAKAADIFKSNSETFGEIITSEMNKPISQSVAEVEKCALMMNYYAEAENILSTEKIESEYSISEIHYVPKGVILGVMPWNFPFWQVLRFATPAILAGNTVVLKHASICFGSGNAIEKVFVEAGFPEGVFQNLEIGHKEVEEVLEHKTIQGVSLTGSEKAGAEVAAIAGKNIKKSLLELGGSDAFIVLDDADLDEAAKVGALARLQNCGQTCVAAKRFIIQRAVEFDFLPKFIEEYKKYVPADPKLKETKLGGMARPDLADDLEKQYQKALDNGAEAIIPLERISENEFNPGLIRVEEGNPILQEELFGPLGMIMIAENDDEALEMANNIPFGLSNSVWTNDKKRQQFFIEGLESGTVNINRMTSSDPRFPFGGTKTSGYGTELSLHALKEFVNIKTIIGK is encoded by the coding sequence ATGGAAAATTTAATAGAAAACAAGCTTCTAAAAGCTGACAAAGCCTTTCAGGAATGGAAAAAAGTTCCGTTTGAAGAAAAGCAGAAACTCATTGCAAAAGCTGCAGATATTTTTAAATCAAACTCTGAAACTTTTGGCGAAATCATTACTAGTGAAATGAATAAACCCATTTCACAATCTGTTGCAGAGGTTGAAAAGTGTGCATTAATGATGAATTATTATGCGGAAGCAGAAAATATTTTAAGTACGGAAAAAATTGAGTCCGAATACAGTATTTCAGAAATTCACTACGTTCCGAAAGGTGTAATTCTGGGTGTGATGCCGTGGAATTTTCCATTCTGGCAGGTTTTACGATTTGCAACTCCGGCAATTCTGGCGGGAAATACAGTAGTTTTAAAACATGCCTCAATTTGTTTCGGTAGCGGAAATGCAATTGAAAAAGTTTTTGTTGAAGCCGGATTTCCGGAAGGAGTTTTCCAGAATCTTGAGATTGGTCATAAAGAAGTTGAGGAAGTTTTGGAACATAAAACCATTCAGGGTGTAAGTCTTACCGGAAGCGAAAAAGCAGGAGCAGAAGTTGCCGCCATCGCCGGAAAAAATATTAAAAAATCTTTATTGGAATTAGGAGGAAGTGATGCTTTCATAGTCTTGGATGATGCTGATCTCGACGAAGCAGCGAAAGTGGGCGCATTGGCAAGACTTCAAAATTGTGGACAAACCTGTGTCGCAGCCAAAAGATTTATTATCCAGAGAGCTGTTGAATTTGATTTTCTACCAAAATTCATCGAAGAGTATAAGAAATATGTTCCCGCAGATCCGAAATTAAAGGAAACAAAATTAGGCGGAATGGCAAGACCTGATTTGGCTGATGATTTGGAAAAACAATATCAAAAAGCTTTGGATAACGGAGCTGAAGCAATTATTCCGTTAGAAAGAATTTCTGAAAACGAATTTAATCCTGGGCTTATCAGAGTGGAGGAAGGCAATCCGATTTTGCAGGAAGAATTATTCGGTCCTTTGGGAATGATTATGATTGCTGAAAATGATGATGAAGCCCTTGAAATGGCTAATAATATTCCGTTTGGTTTGTCAAATTCAGTCTGGACAAATGATAAAAAGAGACAGCAGTTTTTCATCGAAGGTTTAGAATCCGGAACGGTCAACATCAACAGAATGACGAGTTCAGATCCCCGTTTTCCATTCGGCGGAACGAAAACTTCAGGCTACGGAACCGAACTTTCTTTACACGCTTTGAAAGAATTTGTCAATATTAAAACGATTATAGGGAAATAA
- the hutG gene encoding formimidoylglutamase yields MIWQGRNDGDELLHHRIFQRVREEHNYDSVSANDFVLHGFAVDEGVRRNKGRQGAKDAPDVIRKNMCNFPVIRPDFSLLNFGNITCENGNLENTQNELAKGVSKVLLKGGKSLVIGGGHEVTFAHYRGVKTAYQEQKIGIINFDAHFDNRQPENGVGASSGTGFWQIAQEGEINSLHIGIQRNSNTLKLFDTAHQFGMKYILADEIFFENIPSVLERINELTDSVDVLYVTICMDVFNASIAPGVSAAAYNGIFADAAFMNVYRHILKDKKLVALDIAEVNPHFDIQERTARLAASLANEWFMI; encoded by the coding sequence ATGATTTGGCAGGGAAGGAATGACGGTGATGAATTATTGCATCACAGAATATTTCAGAGAGTAAGAGAGGAACATAATTACGATTCTGTTTCAGCTAATGATTTCGTTTTACACGGATTCGCCGTTGATGAGGGCGTTCGCAGAAATAAAGGAAGACAGGGTGCGAAAGATGCGCCGGATGTCATCCGAAAAAACATGTGTAATTTTCCGGTGATCCGTCCGGATTTTTCACTGCTGAATTTTGGAAATATTACCTGTGAAAACGGAAATCTCGAAAATACACAGAACGAGCTGGCAAAAGGTGTTTCAAAAGTGTTATTGAAAGGCGGCAAATCTTTGGTTATCGGTGGCGGTCATGAAGTAACTTTTGCCCATTACCGCGGGGTAAAAACGGCTTATCAGGAACAGAAAATCGGAATCATTAATTTTGATGCCCATTTTGATAACAGACAGCCCGAAAATGGAGTGGGAGCAAGCTCCGGCACAGGATTTTGGCAAATTGCACAGGAAGGAGAAATCAATTCTCTTCATATCGGCATACAGAGAAATTCAAATACATTAAAACTTTTCGATACCGCACATCAGTTTGGAATGAAATACATTCTTGCAGATGAAATATTTTTTGAAAATATTCCGTCGGTACTTGAGAGAATTAATGAACTGACGGATTCTGTAGACGTTTTGTATGTAACAATTTGCATGGATGTTTTCAATGCTTCAATTGCGCCTGGAGTTTCTGCAGCAGCATACAACGGCATCTTTGCTGATGCTGCTTTTATGAATGTATACAGACACATTCTGAAAGATAAAAAGCTGGTTGCGCTCGATATCGCAGAAGTGAATCCACATTTTGATATTCAGGAGAGAACGGCAAGACTGGCAGCTAGTTTGGCTAATGAATGGTTTATGATTTGA
- a CDS encoding DUF695 domain-containing protein, with the protein MGIFNKVFGKKEKNGGVEIRNYKDFWDWFLTKEKHFYEVIKNHKNIEKDFFDEISPKLKQLSEGYYFLCGMSDDAVAELIITADGDIKNIVFAEEIIAEAPKLEHWKFTALKPEMNLDHGIKMDGKDFSQDNIFFYSNEIEGYPDEIDVTFVYDGLTEENKNDCVTGVCIFLDNFLGELNFATQIDTFNVIGKDEAEAELVPVSKLKDFLSWREREFIEKYKNLKDMGDEDAYSVLEAVLNNGLPLIATVNTTALNYESKASYPWISALKIKYNGNENNGLPESSDYEKLDSIEETAYQSLKNEGGSVYIGRESANNVREIYFASKDFRKVSKVLQNIIKNHPEYKMSLEIYKDKYWQSFERYNVNQN; encoded by the coding sequence ATGGGAATTTTTAATAAAGTTTTCGGAAAGAAAGAGAAAAACGGGGGTGTCGAGATCAGGAATTATAAAGATTTCTGGGATTGGTTTTTAACGAAAGAAAAACATTTTTATGAAGTTATTAAAAATCATAAAAACATAGAGAAAGATTTTTTTGATGAAATTTCACCTAAACTGAAACAGCTTAGTGAAGGTTATTATTTTCTGTGCGGAATGAGTGATGATGCAGTCGCAGAATTAATAATTACAGCAGATGGAGATATCAAAAACATTGTTTTTGCAGAGGAAATTATCGCCGAAGCACCAAAGCTGGAACACTGGAAATTCACAGCACTGAAGCCCGAAATGAATCTCGACCACGGAATTAAAATGGATGGAAAAGATTTTTCACAGGATAATATTTTTTTCTACTCCAATGAAATCGAAGGATATCCCGACGAGATTGATGTAACTTTTGTTTACGATGGCTTAACTGAAGAAAACAAAAACGACTGCGTAACCGGAGTCTGTATTTTTCTGGATAATTTTCTGGGGGAACTCAATTTTGCAACGCAAATCGACACATTTAATGTCATCGGTAAAGATGAGGCTGAAGCTGAGCTTGTGCCTGTTTCCAAATTAAAAGACTTTTTATCGTGGAGGGAGAGAGAATTTATTGAAAAATATAAAAACCTCAAAGATATGGGTGACGAAGACGCTTATTCGGTTTTGGAAGCTGTGCTGAATAACGGATTACCGTTGATTGCCACTGTAAATACCACTGCACTGAACTACGAATCCAAAGCATCCTATCCCTGGATTTCTGCCCTGAAAATTAAATATAACGGAAATGAAAACAACGGTCTTCCCGAAAGCAGCGATTATGAGAAGCTGGACAGTATCGAGGAAACTGCTTATCAAAGTCTGAAAAATGAAGGTGGAAGCGTTTACATCGGGAGAGAAAGTGCCAATAATGTAAGAGAGATTTATTTTGCAAGCAAAGATTTCAGAAAAGTATCAAAGGTTTTGCAAAACATCATAAAAAACCATCCTGAATACAAAATGTCACTCGAAATATATAAGGATAAATACTGGCAGAGTTTTGAACGCTATAATGTAAATCAAAATTAA
- the hutI gene encoding imidazolonepropionase produces the protein MKLIGPFRQVVTLANLPLRGKLSDEQLEIIADGGILIQNNKIRQVGNFETLKSENQNIEIEAVEGVQIALPAFVDSHTHICFGGNRANDFAMRNAGKTYLEIAESGGGIWSSVQHTRQASEEELLRTLLERIDFLISLGITTIEVKSGYGLDVENELKMLRIIKKAQQQTKATLVPTCLSAHLKPRDFEGTNEEYLNYILTEILPKVKEEKLADRVDIFIEKSAFQPEESKEFLLKTKDLGFEITVHADQFTPGSSRIAVEVGAKSADHLEATIDEDIEFLANSDTVATALPGASLGLGEKFTPARKLLDAGAIVAIASDWNPGSAPMGNLITQASILATFEKLTTAEVLGGMTFRSAFALSLEDRGILKEEMKADFVTFKTDNFQNVLYNQGSLKTENVFIDGEKIK, from the coding sequence ATGAAACTAATTGGCCCTTTCAGGCAGGTTGTTACACTTGCCAATCTTCCGTTAAGAGGAAAACTTTCAGACGAGCAGCTCGAAATTATTGCTGATGGCGGAATTTTAATTCAAAACAATAAGATCCGGCAGGTAGGAAATTTTGAAACATTAAAATCTGAAAATCAAAATATAGAAATTGAAGCTGTCGAAGGCGTACAAATCGCGCTTCCCGCTTTCGTTGATTCGCACACGCACATCTGCTTCGGCGGAAACCGCGCCAATGATTTTGCCATGAGAAATGCCGGTAAAACATATCTCGAAATCGCCGAAAGTGGAGGAGGAATCTGGAGCTCTGTTCAACATACAAGACAGGCTTCTGAAGAAGAATTACTCAGAACGCTTTTGGAGAGAATTGATTTTTTAATTTCTCTTGGAATTACAACGATTGAAGTAAAAAGCGGTTACGGTTTAGATGTAGAAAATGAACTAAAAATGCTTCGGATCATTAAAAAAGCACAGCAGCAGACAAAAGCGACTTTAGTTCCAACCTGTCTTTCAGCTCATTTAAAACCGAGAGATTTTGAGGGAACGAACGAAGAATATTTAAATTATATTTTAACCGAAATTTTGCCAAAAGTAAAAGAAGAAAAACTCGCAGACCGCGTCGATATTTTTATCGAAAAATCAGCATTTCAGCCTGAAGAGAGTAAAGAGTTTTTACTTAAAACTAAAGATTTAGGTTTTGAAATTACCGTTCATGCCGACCAATTTACACCGGGAAGTTCGAGAATCGCTGTGGAAGTTGGAGCAAAATCTGCAGATCATTTGGAGGCTACAATCGATGAGGATATTGAGTTTTTGGCAAACTCAGATACAGTTGCAACAGCTTTACCTGGCGCAAGTTTAGGTTTAGGAGAAAAATTTACTCCTGCCAGAAAATTACTGGATGCCGGAGCAATCGTCGCCATTGCAAGCGACTGGAATCCCGGTTCAGCGCCGATGGGAAATCTGATTACACAGGCTTCCATCTTAGCCACATTTGAAAAACTGACGACAGCTGAAGTTTTGGGCGGAATGACTTTCCGCTCAGCTTTTGCATTGAGTTTGGAAGACAGAGGAATATTGAAAGAAGAAATGAAAGCTGATTTTGTTACCTTTAAAACAGATAATTTCCAGAATGTACTGTACAATCAGGGGAGTCTGAAGACAGAAAATGTTTTTATTGACGGTGAAAAAATAAAATAA
- the ruvB gene encoding Holliday junction branch migration DNA helicase RuvB, translated as MPDFLHPDKDNYSNEELMQEEQIRPQSFKDFAGQRKTLENLEVFVSAAKRRGGALDHVLLHGPPGLGKTTLANIIANELGVGCKITSGPVLDKPGSLAGLLTNLEENDVLFIDEIHRLSPVVEEYLYSAMEDYKIDIMLESGPNARSVQIGLNPFTLVGATTRSGMLTKPMLARFGIQSRLEYYTIELLSMIIIRSARVLGVKIYEDAAIEIARRSRGTPRIANALLRRVRDFAEIKGDGEIEIEITKYALNSLNVDEFGLDEMDNKIMRVMIENFRGKPVGISALATSIAENPETLEEVYEPFLIQEGFIIRTPRGREVTEKAYKHLNIAVPRNPGELF; from the coding sequence ATGCCCGATTTTTTACATCCAGACAAAGACAATTACTCCAATGAGGAGCTGATGCAGGAAGAACAGATTCGCCCGCAGAGCTTTAAAGATTTTGCAGGACAGCGGAAAACACTGGAGAATCTTGAAGTTTTCGTTAGTGCTGCCAAGAGACGTGGCGGTGCACTCGACCATGTATTGTTGCACGGCCCGCCCGGTTTGGGGAAAACCACTTTGGCGAATATTATTGCCAATGAACTGGGAGTTGGCTGCAAAATTACTTCAGGTCCTGTTTTGGATAAGCCCGGAAGTTTAGCCGGCTTGCTGACGAATCTTGAGGAAAACGATGTACTCTTCATCGATGAAATTCACAGACTTTCACCTGTTGTAGAAGAATATCTCTATTCTGCGATGGAAGATTATAAAATCGACATCATGCTGGAAAGCGGCCCGAATGCGAGAAGTGTTCAGATTGGTCTGAATCCTTTTACCTTAGTGGGAGCAACCACCAGAAGCGGAATGCTGACCAAGCCGATGCTGGCAAGATTCGGTATTCAAAGCAGACTGGAATATTATACGATTGAACTGTTGTCAATGATTATCATCAGAAGTGCACGAGTTTTAGGTGTGAAAATTTATGAAGATGCTGCAATTGAAATTGCCAGAAGAAGCCGCGGAACACCGAGAATTGCCAACGCTTTACTGCGGAGAGTTCGTGATTTCGCCGAAATCAAAGGTGACGGTGAAATTGAAATTGAAATCACAAAATATGCCTTGAATTCTCTGAATGTCGATGAATTTGGTTTGGATGAAATGGATAATAAAATCATGCGTGTGATGATTGAAAACTTCAGAGGGAAGCCTGTGGGAATTTCAGCTTTGGCAACATCCATCGCAGAAAATCCAGAAACGCTGGAAGAAGTGTATGAACCGTTTTTGATTCAGGAAGGTTTTATCATCAGAACTCCACGGGGAAGAGAGGTGACGGAGAAAGCTTATAAACATTTGAATATTGCTGTGCCGAGAAATCCGGGGGAACTTTTTTAA
- a CDS encoding MBL fold metallo-hydrolase, with the protein MKLYPIQCGKFKLDGGAMFGVVPKSLWEKSNPADERNLIELGTRSLLVEDGKKLILIDCGLGNKQDDKFFGHYSLWGDDTLDKNLKKYGFVKEDITDVFLTHLHFDHCGGAIEWNDDRSGYRPAFKNAQFWTNENHWQWATEPNPREKASFLKENILPIQESGQLNFLPLPTNGNYGFAPDLKMDVIFVDGHTEKQMLPVIQYQEKTIVFAADLIPTTGHIPQVYVMGYDTRPLLTVEEKAKFLKQCVDNDYLLFFEHDAHHELASLKMTEKGVRLDETFSFNDVFGY; encoded by the coding sequence ATGAAACTATATCCAATTCAATGCGGGAAATTTAAGCTCGACGGCGGAGCGATGTTTGGGGTCGTCCCAAAAAGTCTGTGGGAGAAAAGCAATCCTGCAGACGAAAGAAATTTAATTGAACTCGGAACAAGATCTCTGCTTGTGGAAGACGGCAAAAAATTAATTTTAATTGATTGCGGTCTGGGAAATAAGCAGGACGATAAATTCTTTGGTCACTATTCTCTTTGGGGCGACGACACTTTAGATAAAAATTTGAAGAAGTACGGTTTCGTGAAGGAAGACATTACTGATGTTTTTCTTACCCATCTTCACTTCGATCACTGCGGTGGTGCCATTGAATGGAATGACGACCGATCAGGCTATAGACCGGCCTTTAAAAATGCACAGTTCTGGACGAATGAAAATCACTGGCAATGGGCTACTGAACCCAACCCAAGAGAGAAAGCCAGTTTTTTAAAGGAAAATATTTTACCTATTCAGGAAAGTGGACAGTTGAATTTTCTACCACTTCCAACCAACGGAAATTATGGTTTCGCACCGGATTTGAAAATGGATGTTATTTTTGTGGATGGTCACACCGAAAAACAGATGCTTCCTGTCATTCAATATCAGGAAAAAACAATTGTTTTTGCAGCTGATTTAATTCCGACGACAGGACACATTCCACAAGTTTATGTGATGGGATATGATACAAGACCACTTTTGACAGTGGAAGAAAAAGCTAAATTTCTAAAGCAATGCGTAGACAATGACTATTTATTGTTTTTTGAACATGATGCACACCACGAACTGGCAAGTTTAAAAATGACTGAAAAAGGAGTTCGCCTGGATGAGACTTTCAGTTTTAATGATGTTTTTGGATATTAA
- the coaE gene encoding dephospho-CoA kinase (Dephospho-CoA kinase (CoaE) performs the final step in coenzyme A biosynthesis.) gives MEEVNSENQKSEPDPLSAPKIIGLTGGIGSGKTTVAKFIEECGFPVYYSDDRAKEIVNDNEELKLKIKALLGPQAYNEKGLYDRKFVSEMVFNDSELLQALNEIIHPAVRIDFEDWVKKQEKYLVFKETALLFELKLNKQCYRSILVTAEDNIRIKRVMDRDGKTYREVQSVMEKQMPEKEKIKLANCVIYNNTNLDDLKDQTEKVIFEIE, from the coding sequence ATGGAAGAAGTAAATTCAGAAAATCAGAAAAGCGAACCCGATCCCTTATCTGCGCCGAAAATAATTGGCTTGACAGGAGGCATTGGTTCAGGAAAAACCACGGTGGCAAAATTCATTGAAGAGTGTGGATTTCCTGTCTATTATTCAGATGACCGTGCTAAAGAGATTGTGAACGATAATGAAGAATTAAAATTAAAAATCAAAGCACTTCTGGGTCCGCAAGCCTATAATGAAAAAGGACTGTACGACCGCAAGTTTGTATCAGAAATGGTTTTTAATGACAGTGAGCTGCTTCAGGCTCTTAATGAAATTATTCATCCTGCAGTACGCATCGATTTTGAAGATTGGGTAAAGAAGCAGGAAAAATATCTGGTATTCAAAGAGACGGCTTTGCTGTTTGAGTTGAAATTAAATAAGCAATGTTACCGCTCGATTTTAGTAACTGCCGAAGACAACATCCGAATCAAAAGGGTAATGGATAGGGACGGAAAAACGTATCGTGAAGTACAATCGGTTATGGAAAAACAAATGCCTGAAAAAGAAAAAATAAAACTCGCTAATTGTGTCATTTATAACAATACCAATTTGGATGACCTAAAAGATCAAACTGAAAAAGTTATTTTTGAAATTGAATAA